The following coding sequences lie in one Streptomyces venezuelae genomic window:
- a CDS encoding helix-turn-helix domain-containing protein, whose translation MSNWADLTTGKRIKHLRGSDLTQQGLAEASGLSLALVQKAEQDRGELSIGSLLKLAHALKSDVSVILGQQAPRRATNQDTRAALRRLSDAVHDSALGDWDGIEEPSSLAELAAAHERVCATYWQGAYGELSELIAKVLLEGSVRYGQATGEERERLGAVLAGTYQFASSAAILLGQRDLALSALISARRLADESGDLVQVALLESTLSWIYLRSAKVSRAITVAERAALRIEPSFSKASSPQLLGYGRLMVSAAVAASRKGDSAVADDYLSQAHAAAARLGRDVTLHGTHFGPTAASTEAVGIAVALGNHGKALTLAARAELPRSMPKLARNRYKLDVALAQCAVGLHDQAADTLIEVALDAPEWVRHQALPGVIGKRLAKVSTARVRNIGELIGMPLIA comes from the coding sequence GTGAGCAACTGGGCCGACCTGACGACCGGTAAGCGCATCAAGCATTTGCGGGGCTCCGATCTGACGCAGCAGGGGCTCGCCGAGGCGTCGGGGCTGTCACTGGCGCTGGTGCAGAAGGCGGAGCAGGACCGGGGGGAGTTGTCCATCGGTTCGCTTCTCAAGCTCGCGCACGCGCTGAAGTCGGACGTGTCCGTGATCCTGGGGCAGCAGGCCCCGAGACGGGCGACGAACCAGGACACCCGGGCGGCCCTGCGCCGCCTTTCCGACGCGGTGCACGACAGCGCCCTCGGAGACTGGGACGGCATCGAGGAGCCGAGCTCGCTCGCCGAACTGGCGGCGGCCCACGAGCGAGTGTGTGCCACGTACTGGCAGGGCGCGTACGGGGAGTTGAGTGAACTCATCGCGAAGGTCCTGCTGGAAGGCAGCGTCCGGTACGGGCAGGCCACGGGCGAAGAACGCGAACGGCTGGGGGCGGTCCTCGCCGGCACGTACCAGTTCGCCTCCTCGGCGGCGATCCTGCTCGGCCAGCGTGACCTGGCCCTGAGCGCGCTGATCTCTGCGCGACGTCTGGCGGACGAGTCCGGTGACCTGGTTCAAGTCGCGCTCCTCGAGTCGACGTTGTCGTGGATCTATTTGCGCAGCGCGAAGGTGTCCAGGGCGATCACGGTGGCGGAGCGTGCGGCCCTTCGGATCGAGCCGTCGTTCAGCAAGGCGTCGAGCCCGCAACTGCTTGGGTATGGCCGGTTGATGGTCTCCGCGGCGGTGGCGGCGTCACGCAAGGGAGACTCCGCCGTGGCGGACGACTACCTCTCTCAGGCTCACGCGGCCGCCGCGCGGCTCGGGCGTGACGTGACGCTGCACGGCACGCACTTCGGCCCGACCGCGGCGAGTACGGAGGCGGTGGGGATCGCCGTGGCGCTCGGGAACCACGGCAAAGCACTGACCCTGGCGGCGCGCGCCGAACTCCCCCGCTCCATGCCCAAGCTGGCCCGCAACCGCTACAAGCTCGACGTCGCCCTGGCCCAGTGCGCGGTCGGTCTGCACGACCAGGCGGCGGACACCCTCATCGAGGTGGCGCTCGACGCCCCCGAGTGGGTCAGGCACCAGGCGCTGCCCGGCGTCATCGGGAAGCGGCTCGCGAAGGTGTCGACGGCGCGGGTTCGTAACATCGGCGAACTCATCGGGATGCCGCTCATCGCGTAG
- a CDS encoding GtrA family protein, translated as MSPSTLPSPPSPSPPTVHEAPQTAPPAPRSPESASGAASVSAPAPRLTVARLRRLFLELVKFGVVGGSGVAVNLVVFNLLLHGVSSGPMTATVLASCVAMGTNYLGFRFFAYRDRASRTKRQIALFFAFSGIGVAMESLLFYAAYHGADMSGPLGSNVAKALSIVLASAFRFLVYRTWVFQHDARRH; from the coding sequence ATGAGTCCGTCGACCCTGCCGAGTCCGCCCAGCCCGAGCCCGCCGACAGTGCACGAGGCGCCGCAGACCGCGCCGCCGGCGCCCAGGTCCCCCGAATCCGCTTCCGGGGCTGCCTCCGTTTCCGCTCCTGCCCCCCGGCTCACCGTCGCCCGCCTGCGCAGGCTGTTCCTGGAGCTCGTGAAGTTCGGGGTCGTCGGCGGCAGTGGCGTGGCAGTGAACCTGGTGGTGTTCAACCTCCTGCTGCATGGTGTGTCGTCCGGTCCGATGACGGCGACGGTGCTGGCCAGCTGCGTAGCCATGGGCACGAACTACTTGGGCTTCCGCTTCTTCGCGTACCGCGACCGCGCGTCCCGTACGAAGCGTCAGATCGCCCTCTTCTTCGCCTTCAGCGGGATCGGCGTGGCGATGGAGAGCCTGCTGTTCTACGCGGCGTACCACGGCGCGGACATGAGCGGGCCGCTCGGCTCGAACGTCGCCAAGGCGCTGTCGATCGTCCTCGCCTCGGCGTTCCGCTTCCTGGTCTACCGGACGTGGGTCTTCCAGCACGATGCGCGTCGCCACTAA
- a CDS encoding polyprenol monophosphomannose synthase, with translation MPTYNEAGNLPGMAEALMALPLPGLRLLVVDDSSPDGTGQIAERFAERYGSARMSVLHRTEKDGLGRAYAAGMARAVAEGAHYVLQMDADGSHPVAKAAELLGVALATDAGVVIGSRYVQGGTLSDAWGAHRKLLSRWANAYAGTILGTRVRDITGGFNLWRADALRAIDLASVDSAGYSFQVEMKYRALRRGFDVMEVPIHFEDRTVGESKMSLMVQLESVVMPWKLRLDASARGRGAGVRG, from the coding sequence ATGCCCACGTACAACGAGGCGGGGAACCTGCCCGGCATGGCCGAGGCCCTCATGGCGCTGCCCCTGCCCGGCCTGCGCCTCCTCGTCGTCGACGACTCCAGCCCCGACGGCACCGGGCAGATCGCCGAACGCTTCGCCGAGCGGTACGGCAGCGCCCGCATGAGCGTCCTGCACCGCACCGAGAAGGACGGCCTCGGCCGCGCCTACGCCGCCGGCATGGCGCGGGCCGTCGCCGAGGGCGCGCACTACGTCCTGCAGATGGACGCGGACGGCAGCCACCCCGTGGCGAAGGCCGCCGAACTGCTCGGTGTCGCGCTCGCCACGGACGCGGGTGTCGTCATCGGCAGCCGGTACGTTCAGGGCGGCACGCTCTCCGACGCGTGGGGCGCCCACCGCAAACTGCTCTCCCGCTGGGCCAACGCCTACGCGGGCACGATCCTCGGCACCCGCGTCCGCGACATCACCGGCGGCTTCAACCTATGGCGCGCCGACGCGCTGCGCGCGATCGACCTCGCGTCCGTGGACAGCGCGGGGTACAGCTTCCAGGTCGAGATGAAGTACCGGGCGCTGCGGCGCGGATTCGACGTCATGGAGGTACCGATCCACTTCGAGGACCGCACGGTCGGCGAGTCGAAGATGAGCCTGATGGTGCAGCTGGAGTCGGTGGTCATGCCGTGGAAGCTGCGGCTGGACGCGAGTGCGCGTGGGCGCGGGGCGGGGGTGCGGGGATGA
- a CDS encoding NAD-glutamate dehydrogenase yields the protein MQTKLDEAKAELLARAARVAENSPVGGRLPSGAPTGTTSGATPDQDTALAFLQRYYLHTAPEDLADRDPVDVFGAAFSHYRLAENRPQGTANVRVHTPTVEENGWTCSHSVVEVVTDDMPFLVDSVTNELSRQGRGIHVVIHPQVVVRRDVTGKLLEVLHREGGAELPHDALVESWIHVEMDRETDRADLKQITADLLRILSDVRETVEDWEKMRDAALRIADDLPAEPTAGDLPDQEVEEARELLRWLADNHFTFLGFREYNLTEDDSLAAVPGTGLGILRADPQHDSDDHHPVSPSFNRLPADARAKAREHRLLVLTKANSRATVHRPSYLDYVGVKKFDADGNVVGERRFLGLFSSAAYTESVRRVPVIRRKVAEVLRGAGFSANSHDGRDLLQILETYPRDELFQTPADELRSIVTSVLYLQERRRLRLYLRKDEYGRYYSALVYLPRDRYTTGVRLRIIDILKEELNGASVDFTAWNTESILSRIHFVVRVPKGGEVPDLSDADVERIEGRLVDAARSWADGFAEALTAECGEERAAELLRQYGGAFPEGYKADHTPRAAVADLQHLEQLSQGDKDFALSLYEPVGAAPGERRFKIYRAGGQVSLSAVLPVLQRLGVEVTDERPYELRCTDRTNAWIYDFGLRLPKSQNGNGDYLGDDGRERFQEAFAAAWTGEAEVDGFNSLVLRAGLSWRQAMVLRAYAKYLRQAGSTFSQDYMEDTLRNNVHTTRLLVSLFEARMSPDRQRAGTELTDGLLEELDGALDQVASLDEDRILRSFLTVIKATLRTNFFQESAGGKPHSYVSMKFDPQAIPDLPAPRPAYEIWVYSPRVEGVHLRFGKVARGGLRWSDRKEDFRTEILGLVKAQMVKNTVIVPVGAKGGFVAKQLPDPSVDRDAWLAEGVACYKTFISALLDITDNLVAGEVVPPADVVRHDEDDTYLVVAADKGTATFSDIANQVAESYNFWLGDAFASGGSAGYDHKGMGITARGAWESVKRHFRELGCDTQSEDFTVVGVGDMSGDVFGNGMLLSEHIRLVAAFDHRHIFIDPKPDAATSYAERRRLFELPRSSWADYDKELLSAGGGIFPRSAKAIQLNAQIREALGIEGKVAKMTPADLMRAILQAPVDLLWNGGIGTYVKSSAESNADVGDKANDAIRVDGQDLRVKVVGEGGNLGLTQLGRIEFARSGGRINTDAIDNSAGVDTSDHEVNIKILLNAVVANGDMTVKQRNKLLAEMTDEVGHLVLRNNYAQNTALANAVFQSPSLLHAHQRFMRWLGKQGHLDRGLEFLPNDRQIRELLNSGRGLSQPELAVLLAYTKITAADELIQTTLPDDPYLQRLLHAYFPKALHERFPEQVDGHALRREIVTTVLVNDTVNSGGSTFLHRLREETGASLEEIVRAQLAAREIFGLGEVWDAVEALDNVVAADVQTRIRLHSRRLVERGSRWLLNNRPQPLQLAETIGFFSKGVTEVWEELPQLLRGSDLEWYEGIRDELTEAGVPEELARRVAGFSSAFPALDIVAVADRTGKEPMAVAEVYYDLADRLRITQLMDRIIELPRADRWQSMARASIREDLYAAHAALTADVLAAGNGQSTPEQRFKAWEEKNAPILSRARSTLEEIQSSDAFDLANLSVAMRTMRTLLRTHS from the coding sequence ATGCAGACCAAGCTGGACGAAGCCAAGGCCGAGCTGCTCGCGCGGGCCGCCCGGGTAGCTGAGAACAGCCCGGTCGGGGGGCGCCTACCGAGCGGTGCACCGACCGGGACGACGAGCGGGGCCACGCCGGACCAGGACACGGCTCTCGCGTTCCTCCAGCGCTACTACCTGCACACCGCCCCCGAGGACCTGGCCGACCGCGACCCGGTCGACGTCTTCGGAGCCGCCTTCTCCCACTACCGGCTCGCCGAGAACCGCCCGCAGGGGACGGCGAACGTGCGGGTCCACACCCCGACGGTCGAGGAGAACGGCTGGACCTGCAGCCACTCCGTCGTCGAGGTGGTCACCGACGACATGCCCTTCCTCGTCGACTCCGTCACCAATGAGCTGTCCCGGCAGGGCCGCGGGATCCATGTCGTCATTCACCCGCAGGTGGTGGTGCGGCGTGACGTGACCGGAAAGCTGCTCGAGGTGCTGCACCGCGAGGGCGGTGCCGAGCTGCCGCACGACGCGCTCGTCGAGTCGTGGATCCACGTCGAGATGGACCGCGAGACCGACCGCGCCGACCTGAAGCAGATCACCGCCGATCTGCTGCGGATCCTCAGTGACGTACGGGAGACCGTCGAGGACTGGGAGAAGATGCGCGACGCCGCGCTGCGCATCGCCGACGACCTGCCCGCCGAGCCCACCGCGGGCGACCTGCCCGACCAGGAGGTCGAGGAGGCCCGCGAGCTGCTGCGCTGGCTCGCCGACAACCACTTCACGTTCCTCGGCTTCCGTGAGTACAACCTCACGGAGGACGACTCCCTCGCCGCCGTCCCCGGCACCGGCCTCGGCATCCTGCGCGCCGACCCGCAGCACGACAGCGACGACCACCACCCGGTGAGCCCGTCCTTCAACCGGCTGCCCGCCGACGCGCGCGCGAAGGCCCGCGAGCACCGGCTGCTCGTGCTGACCAAGGCCAACAGCCGGGCCACCGTCCACCGGCCGTCCTACCTCGACTACGTCGGCGTGAAGAAGTTCGACGCCGACGGGAACGTCGTGGGGGAGCGGCGCTTCCTCGGGCTCTTCTCGTCCGCCGCGTACACCGAGTCCGTGCGGCGCGTCCCCGTCATCCGCCGCAAGGTCGCCGAGGTGCTCAGGGGCGCCGGGTTCTCGGCCAACAGCCACGACGGGCGCGACCTGCTCCAGATCCTGGAGACCTACCCGCGCGACGAGCTCTTCCAGACGCCCGCCGACGAGCTGCGCTCCATCGTGACGAGCGTCCTGTACCTGCAGGAGCGGCGGCGGCTGCGGCTGTACCTGCGCAAGGACGAGTACGGGCGCTACTACTCGGCGCTGGTCTACCTGCCGCGCGACCGCTACACCACCGGTGTCCGCCTGCGGATCATCGACATCCTCAAGGAGGAGCTGAACGGCGCCAGCGTCGACTTCACCGCCTGGAACACCGAGTCGATCCTGTCGCGTATCCACTTCGTGGTCCGGGTGCCGAAGGGCGGGGAGGTTCCTGATCTCTCCGACGCCGATGTCGAGCGCATCGAGGGGCGGCTCGTCGACGCCGCCCGTTCCTGGGCCGACGGCTTCGCGGAGGCGCTGACCGCCGAGTGCGGCGAGGAGCGCGCCGCCGAACTCCTGCGCCAGTACGGGGGTGCCTTCCCCGAGGGGTACAAGGCCGACCACACGCCGCGCGCCGCCGTCGCCGACCTCCAGCACCTGGAGCAGCTCTCCCAGGGCGACAAGGACTTCGCGCTCTCCCTGTACGAGCCGGTGGGCGCCGCCCCCGGCGAGCGGCGTTTCAAGATCTACCGCGCGGGCGGCCAGGTCTCCCTCTCCGCCGTTCTGCCGGTGCTGCAGCGACTCGGTGTCGAGGTCACGGACGAGCGTCCGTACGAACTGCGCTGCACGGACCGTACGAACGCGTGGATCTACGACTTCGGGCTCCGGCTGCCCAAGTCGCAGAACGGCAACGGCGACTACCTCGGCGACGACGGCCGCGAGCGCTTCCAGGAGGCCTTCGCCGCCGCCTGGACCGGTGAGGCCGAGGTCGACGGGTTCAACTCGCTGGTGCTGCGCGCCGGACTCAGCTGGCGTCAGGCGATGGTGCTGCGCGCCTACGCGAAGTACCTGCGCCAGGCCGGTTCCACGTTCAGCCAGGACTACATGGAGGACACCCTCCGCAACAACGTCCACACCACCCGGCTGCTCGTCTCGCTCTTCGAGGCGCGCATGTCGCCGGACCGCCAGCGCGCCGGGACCGAGCTGACCGACGGGCTCCTGGAGGAGCTGGACGGCGCCCTTGACCAGGTCGCGTCCCTGGACGAGGACCGGATCCTGCGGTCCTTCCTCACCGTCATCAAGGCGACGCTGCGGACCAACTTCTTCCAGGAGTCGGCGGGCGGCAAGCCGCACAGTTACGTCTCCATGAAGTTCGACCCGCAGGCCATCCCGGACCTGCCCGCGCCCCGTCCCGCGTACGAGATCTGGGTGTACTCGCCCCGCGTCGAGGGCGTCCACCTGCGCTTCGGCAAGGTCGCGCGCGGCGGTCTGCGCTGGTCCGACCGGAAGGAAGACTTCCGGACCGAGATCCTGGGTCTCGTGAAGGCGCAGATGGTGAAGAACACCGTCATCGTGCCCGTCGGCGCCAAGGGCGGCTTCGTCGCCAAGCAGCTGCCCGACCCGTCCGTGGACCGCGACGCGTGGCTGGCGGAGGGCGTCGCCTGCTACAAGACGTTCATCTCCGCGCTGCTCGACATCACCGACAACCTGGTGGCCGGCGAGGTCGTGCCCCCGGCGGACGTCGTCCGGCACGACGAGGACGACACCTACCTCGTCGTCGCGGCCGACAAGGGCACGGCGACGTTCTCCGACATCGCCAACCAGGTCGCCGAGTCGTACAACTTCTGGCTGGGCGACGCCTTCGCCTCCGGCGGCAGCGCCGGGTACGACCACAAGGGCATGGGCATCACCGCCCGCGGCGCCTGGGAGTCCGTGAAGCGGCACTTCCGCGAGCTCGGCTGCGACACCCAGTCCGAGGACTTCACCGTCGTCGGCGTCGGCGACATGTCCGGCGACGTGTTCGGCAACGGAATGCTGCTCTCCGAGCACATCCGCCTCGTCGCGGCCTTCGACCACCGGCACATCTTCATCGACCCGAAGCCGGACGCCGCGACCTCGTACGCCGAGCGCCGCCGCCTCTTCGAGCTGCCCCGCTCCTCCTGGGCCGACTACGACAAGGAGCTGCTCTCCGCGGGCGGCGGGATCTTCCCGCGCAGCGCCAAGGCGATCCAGCTCAACGCCCAGATCCGCGAGGCCCTCGGCATCGAGGGCAAGGTCGCCAAGATGACCCCGGCCGACCTGATGAGGGCCATCCTCCAGGCGCCGGTCGACCTGCTGTGGAACGGCGGCATCGGTACGTACGTGAAGTCGTCCGCGGAGTCGAACGCGGACGTCGGCGACAAGGCCAACGACGCGATCCGCGTGGACGGCCAGGACCTGCGCGTCAAGGTCGTCGGCGAGGGCGGCAACCTCGGTCTGACCCAGCTGGGCCGCATCGAGTTCGCGCGCTCCGGCGGCCGCATCAACACCGACGCCATCGACAACAGCGCGGGCGTGGACACCTCCGACCACGAGGTGAACATCAAGATCCTGCTCAACGCGGTCGTCGCCAACGGCGACATGACCGTCAAGCAGCGCAACAAGCTCCTCGCCGAGATGACCGACGAGGTCGGGCACCTGGTCCTGCGCAACAACTACGCGCAGAACACCGCCCTGGCCAACGCAGTCTTCCAGTCGCCGTCCCTGCTCCACGCCCACCAGCGCTTCATGCGCTGGCTCGGCAAGCAGGGCCACCTCGACCGGGGCCTGGAGTTCCTGCCCAACGACCGGCAGATCCGCGAGCTGCTCAACTCCGGCCGCGGCCTCTCCCAGCCCGAGCTTGCCGTGCTCCTCGCCTACACGAAGATCACGGCCGCCGACGAGCTGATCCAGACGACGCTGCCCGACGACCCGTACCTGCAGCGCCTGCTGCACGCCTACTTCCCGAAGGCGCTGCACGAGCGGTTCCCCGAGCAGGTCGACGGTCACGCGCTGCGCCGCGAGATCGTCACCACGGTCCTCGTCAACGACACCGTCAACAGCGGCGGTTCGACCTTCCTGCACCGCCTGCGGGAGGAGACGGGCGCCTCGCTGGAGGAGATCGTGCGGGCGCAGCTGGCCGCCCGTGAGATCTTCGGCCTCGGCGAGGTGTGGGACGCGGTCGAGGCGCTCGACAATGTCGTCGCCGCGGACGTCCAGACCCGGATCCGGCTGCACTCGCGCCGCCTCGTCGAGCGCGGCTCACGCTGGCTGCTCAACAACCGGCCGCAGCCGCTCCAACTCGCCGAGACCATCGGCTTCTTCAGCAAGGGCGTCACGGAGGTCTGGGAGGAGCTGCCGCAGCTGCTGCGCGGCTCCGACCTGGAGTGGTACGAGGGCATCCGCGACGAGCTGACCGAGGCGGGCGTGCCGGAGGAGCTGGCGCGCCGCGTCGCCGGGTTCTCCTCCGCCTTCCCGGCGCTCGACATCGTCGCGGTCGCCGACCGGACCGGCAAGGAGCCGATGGCGGTCGCCGAGGTCTACTACGACCTCGCGGACCGGCTCCGCATCACGCAGCTCATGGACCGCATCATCGAGCTGCCGCGGGCCGACCGCTGGCAGTCCATGGCGCGCGCCTCCATCCGCGAGGACCTGTACGCGGCGCACGCGGCGCTGACCGCGGACGTCCTCGCGGCGGGCAACGGCCAGTCCACACCGGAGCAGCGGTTCAAGGCGTGGGAGGAGAAGAACGCGCCGATCCTGAGCCGGGCGCGGTCGACGCTGGAGGAGATCCAGAGCTCGGACGCGTTCGACCTGGCGAACCTGTCGGTGGCGATGCGGACGATGCGGACGTTGCTGCGCACGCACTCCTGA
- a CDS encoding DJ-1/PfpI family protein: protein MTAKILIVTGDAAESLEVLYPYQRLREEGYDVHIAAPTRKSLRFVVHDFEPGFDTYTEKPGYTWPADLAFAEVDPGQYAALVIPGGRAPEYLRNDPELRKILKSFFDADKPVAQICHGPLLTAAIGALTGRRVTAYPALEIDMQTAGATFQDAEAVVDGTLVSARAWPDHSGWMREFLTVLRAKAPVT from the coding sequence ATGACCGCCAAGATCCTGATAGTGACCGGCGACGCCGCCGAGTCCCTGGAAGTCCTCTACCCCTACCAACGGCTCCGCGAAGAGGGCTACGACGTCCACATCGCGGCCCCGACCCGCAAGAGCCTCCGCTTCGTGGTCCACGACTTCGAGCCGGGCTTCGACACGTACACGGAGAAGCCGGGGTACACCTGGCCTGCGGACCTCGCCTTCGCCGAGGTCGATCCCGGCCAGTACGCCGCCTTGGTGATCCCCGGCGGCCGGGCCCCCGAATACCTCCGCAACGACCCGGAGCTCCGCAAGATCCTCAAATCCTTCTTCGACGCGGACAAGCCGGTGGCCCAGATCTGCCACGGCCCGCTCCTCACGGCCGCGATCGGCGCCCTGACCGGCCGCAGGGTCACGGCGTATCCGGCCCTGGAGATCGACATGCAGACCGCCGGTGCAACGTTCCAGGACGCTGAGGCGGTGGTGGACGGCACGCTGGTCTCGGCCCGCGCGTGGCCGGACCACTCGGGCTGGATGAGGGAGTTCCTCACGGTGCTGAGGGCGAAGGCGCCGGTGACATGA
- a CDS encoding ATP-binding protein yields MGFGFGQRRGGQLPAELTSFVGRMDELAQVRAAFGYARLVTLVGPGGVGKSRTALRAAAGLGQRFPDGVWLAELSALRDPELIPSTLAAVLELPEQSGMAPLDAVVAHLQGRRLLIVLDTCEHLVDACAMLSDILLREAADVCVLATSRQPLDVPGEHCCPVSPLAPDDAVELFAQRAASVVPGFRVSEGNRERLDALVHRLDRIPLALELAAVRLRAVSVEELVARLDDRFQVLGGGRRTALSRHQTLRTAIDWSHDLCTSEEQVLWARLSVFAGSFELGAAEQVCGGGALPVSEVLGVLIGLVDKSVVQRLGESGSRYRLLDTLREYGAERLDAVEADGGAALRARHFAYYRDVGRRFEDGLLGAGQPELHRAVRAEVPGLRTALEYAYETDGRAREGLRLAARLWPYWRASGTLSEGGYWIEKGLERVPEDCSARAWGLLATGAFGVWTADLATAVERMALARESAERAGDEMVAQLAEGYVHGLAALCGDGGGLERLADVRRRMDECGNRLGLVVMSYEAALLRAVLGDTGGALELCGEGLRLLEGTGERQVYGSTLMAQGLVRWLAGEREAGVASLRRGMEAAGEVDEVLVAAMCCHGLAWAAAYEGRGVRAAWLFGYAENARRLGGDPIGMLPSLLEQQEAARESVREALGAEQFERWHAVGARLSGREVLEAVREDAEVPGAGAPGPAAPGAGAGRAVLTRREREVAALVAQGLSNREIAERLVISKRTADAHVEHILAKLGVGSRTEVAQAVAGGAVAGGAP; encoded by the coding sequence ATGGGTTTCGGCTTCGGGCAGCGGCGGGGCGGACAACTCCCCGCCGAACTCACCTCGTTCGTCGGGCGGATGGACGAACTGGCGCAGGTGCGGGCGGCGTTCGGGTACGCGCGGCTGGTGACGTTGGTGGGGCCGGGCGGGGTCGGCAAGAGCCGTACCGCCTTGCGGGCCGCCGCGGGGCTCGGGCAGCGGTTTCCCGATGGGGTGTGGCTCGCGGAGTTGTCCGCGTTGCGGGATCCGGAGCTCATTCCGTCGACTCTCGCGGCGGTTCTCGAACTGCCCGAGCAGTCCGGGATGGCGCCCCTCGACGCCGTGGTCGCGCACTTGCAGGGGCGGCGGCTGCTCATCGTGCTCGACACCTGCGAGCACCTCGTCGACGCGTGCGCGATGCTCTCCGACATCCTGCTGCGCGAAGCCGCCGACGTGTGTGTGCTCGCCACCAGCCGGCAGCCGCTCGACGTGCCCGGTGAGCACTGCTGTCCCGTCTCGCCGCTCGCGCCGGACGACGCGGTGGAGCTGTTCGCGCAGCGGGCCGCCTCCGTGGTCCCCGGGTTCCGGGTGAGCGAGGGGAACCGGGAGCGGCTGGACGCGCTGGTGCACCGGCTCGACCGCATTCCGCTCGCCCTGGAGCTCGCGGCCGTGCGGTTGCGGGCCGTCTCCGTGGAGGAGCTGGTGGCGCGGCTGGACGACCGGTTCCAGGTGCTGGGCGGGGGGCGGCGCACCGCTCTGTCGCGGCACCAGACCCTGCGTACCGCCATCGACTGGTCGCACGACCTGTGCACGTCGGAGGAGCAGGTGCTGTGGGCGCGGCTGTCCGTTTTCGCGGGGTCCTTCGAGTTGGGGGCCGCCGAGCAGGTCTGCGGGGGCGGAGCCTTGCCCGTGAGTGAGGTTCTCGGGGTGCTCATCGGGCTCGTCGACAAGTCCGTGGTGCAGCGGCTCGGAGAGTCCGGGAGCCGGTACCGGCTTCTCGACACGCTCCGCGAGTACGGGGCGGAACGGCTCGACGCCGTGGAGGCCGACGGGGGTGCCGCGCTTCGTGCGCGGCACTTCGCGTACTACCGGGATGTGGGCCGGCGCTTCGAGGACGGGTTGTTGGGGGCCGGGCAGCCCGAGCTGCATCGGGCTGTCCGTGCGGAGGTGCCGGGGCTGCGGACCGCTCTTGAGTACGCGTACGAGACGGATGGGCGGGCGCGCGAGGGGCTGAGGCTCGCGGCGCGGCTCTGGCCGTACTGGCGGGCCTCCGGGACGCTCTCGGAGGGCGGGTACTGGATCGAGAAGGGGCTGGAGCGGGTTCCCGAGGACTGTTCGGCGCGGGCGTGGGGGCTGCTGGCGACCGGTGCGTTCGGGGTCTGGACCGCGGATCTCGCGACGGCGGTGGAGCGGATGGCGCTGGCGCGGGAGTCGGCGGAGCGGGCGGGCGACGAGATGGTCGCGCAGCTGGCCGAGGGGTACGTCCATGGGCTCGCGGCGCTGTGCGGGGACGGGGGCGGGCTGGAGCGGCTCGCCGACGTGCGGCGGCGGATGGACGAGTGCGGGAACCGGCTCGGGCTGGTGGTGATGAGCTATGAGGCCGCGTTGCTGCGGGCGGTTCTCGGGGATACGGGTGGGGCTCTCGAGCTGTGTGGGGAGGGGTTGCGATTACTGGAAGGTACGGGCGAGCGGCAGGTGTACGGGTCCACGCTGATGGCGCAGGGGCTCGTGCGGTGGCTCGCGGGGGAGCGGGAGGCGGGGGTCGCCTCGCTGCGGCGCGGGATGGAGGCGGCCGGGGAGGTCGACGAGGTCCTGGTGGCCGCGATGTGCTGTCACGGGCTCGCGTGGGCGGCGGCGTACGAGGGGCGGGGGGTGCGGGCGGCGTGGTTGTTCGGGTACGCGGAGAACGCGCGGCGGCTGGGTGGGGATCCGATCGGGATGCTGCCGTCTCTTCTCGAGCAGCAGGAGGCCGCCCGGGAGTCCGTGCGGGAGGCGTTGGGCGCGGAGCAGTTCGAGCGGTGGCATGCGGTGGGGGCGCGGTTGTCGGGGCGGGAGGTCTTGGAGGCGGTTCGGGAGGATGCGGAGGTGCCTGGGGCGGGGGCGCCGGGGCCGGCTGCTCCGGGGGCGGGCGCGGGGCGCGCCGTGCTGACCCGGCGGGAGCGGGAAGTCGCCGCGCTGGTCGCGCAGGGGCTGTCGAACCGGGAGATCGCCGAGCGGCTCGTCATCTCGAAGCGGACCGCGGACGCGCACGTCGAGCACATCCTGGCGAAGTTGGGGGTGGGGTCTCGGACTGAGGTTGCCCAGGCGGTTGCTGGCGGGGCGGTTGCTGGCGGGGCGCCTTGA
- a CDS encoding HAD family hydrolase: MGKLLRGAHIVWDWNGTLLHDIHAVIEATNASFAELGLEAITLERYRDLYCVPIPRFYERLMGRLPTDAEWRVMDAVFHKHYWARADVCGLAEGAAELLAGRQSAGRTQSLLSLAPHERLVPIVRRHGIHEYFVRIDGRTDESHAGKAERMVRHMSALGAAVDVGRVVVVGDAVDDAVAAGHVGAKAVLYTGGSHSRASLELAGVPVVDSLAEAVDVAERLVA, encoded by the coding sequence ATGGGGAAGCTGCTGCGCGGGGCGCACATCGTGTGGGACTGGAATGGGACCTTGCTGCATGACATTCATGCGGTGATCGAGGCGACCAATGCCTCATTCGCTGAGCTCGGGCTCGAAGCGATCACGTTGGAGCGGTACCGCGATCTGTACTGCGTGCCGATTCCCCGGTTCTACGAGCGGCTGATGGGGCGGCTGCCCACCGATGCCGAGTGGCGGGTCATGGACGCCGTCTTCCACAAGCACTACTGGGCGCGGGCCGACGTGTGCGGGTTGGCCGAGGGGGCCGCCGAGTTGTTGGCCGGGCGGCAGAGTGCCGGGCGTACGCAGTCGTTGTTGTCGCTCGCCCCGCACGAGCGGCTGGTTCCGATCGTGCGTCGGCACGGGATCCATGAGTACTTCGTGCGCATCGATGGGCGGACCGATGAGTCGCACGCCGGTAAGGCCGAGCGGATGGTGCGGCATATGAGTGCTCTGGGCGCGGCTGTGGATGTCGGGCGGGTCGTCGTGGTCGGGGACGCGGTCGATGATGCCGTTGCCGCTGGGCATGTGGGGGCGAAGGCCGTGCTGTACACCGGGGGGTCGCACAGTCGGGCCAGTCTGGAGCTCGCCGGGGTGCCTGTCGTCGACAGTCTCGCGGAAGCCGTCGACGTGGCCGAACGGCTTGTTGCCTGA